ATATTTACCATCCTTagaaagcatgaaaaagTTTATAAGGGAGTCTACATCTTCAATGACAGCTGTTCCAAAGCCATTGAAATTTTTAAGGCCACATTATCCAGCATTGGTTTCTCTAACGGATAAATGGGATAATAAGGAGTATAAGCAAAAGTTAAGCGATATTCTTTCTATTATTGGTATGACTTATTCAGACACTGATGGTCCTCAATATCACTTGGATAGTTTAAGATGGAGACTTCAAAGCAATGTCGATTCAGCCATTGGAGAATGGGGTCATGAATATCTCCGTCATTTGGCATTGGAAATTGGAGACGCTTACCATGAAAcagttgatgatgaagattcGTCGAAGCCTGAAGTTGCAAGTCGGGATGTCGAAGGCGATCAAAGCATcaaaaaggagaaggatACTGATTCTTCTGAAGTTAGCAAGCAATCTGAGCTAAATGCAAAAAATGTTCATGTTACTTTCAAGGTCGAAGAACTTATTCAGCTATCCATGATTAttgttgaatattttcTAAAGCATAATGCTGAAACTGAGGCTGTCGACTTATTGCTGGAAATTGAACAGATAGAAAGGTTGCCAAAGTATGTTGACCATGAAACTTATAGCCGTGTTTGCAACTACATAGAGGCATGCGTTCCTTTGTTGGCACCACCTGATGATTTGGCCTTTTTACATACAGCCTATACAATTTATCTTAACAATAATCAGCTTCCACAAGCCCTTAGATTGGCTATGCATTTGGACGATGATTCTCTAATCAAGGCTGTTTTCGATGCGACGAACGATGAACTTGTCCAGAAGCAGCTGGGTTTAATTTTAGCACAGCAAAATTCATCTTACACCGTTGAAAATGAGGACGTGCAGGCTTGCATTTCAAATGTCAAACTCTcagaatatttcaaatatttggtTGGTGAATTAAATTTGTTAAAGCCAAAGGTTCCTGAGGATGTTTATAAATCGCACTTGGAGACCAGCATCTTTGCTTCCACGTCCAGACTGGAAAGTGCTAAGCAAAATTTGGCTGCTGCATTTGTGAGCTCTTTCCTTAATGCTGGTTATGGAACGGAGAAGCTAATTGACGACGAAAAATGGATATACAGGACTAAAGGGGAAGGTATGTTATCAACCACTGCTTCATTAGGTCTTGTTAATTTGTGGGATATCAATGAAGGTCTACAAAAGCTAGATAAATTTCTCTATTCCGATCAACCGGACGTTAAAGCTGGTGCGTTATTAGGAATGGGCATTGCAACTTCGAGCGTTCATGACAGCGTTGAGCCTGCGCTTTTGATATTGCAGGATTATGTCTCTGCAGATACTGAGCAGGATGCTAAGTTAACTGCTGCTGCCATAAATGGATTGGGAATTGCATTTGCAGGCAGTAAAAACGAGGAGGTCTTGAATTTACTTTCCCCATTGGTTTCAGATCCTTCCGTTTCTTTAGAAATTCAAGCTTTAGCCGCTTTAGCATTAGGTCATGTTTTCGTTGGTACATGTAATGGAGATATAACATCTACAATTTTGCAAGCTTTGCTAGAGGAAGATCCTTTGGAGCTGACGTCAAAGTGGATTAGATTTATGTCTCTAGGTTTGGGATTGCTATACATGGGTAAATATGATCAAATTGACGATGTTTTGGAAACCATCGATGCCATTGAGCACCCTATTGTTAAGACTCTTAAAGTCTTGGTCACGATTTGCGCATATGCAGGTACGGGTAAtgttcttcaaattcaacaacTTCTGCAAATGTGTACAGTCAAGGCTAGAAATGACgacgatgatgaagatgatgacgatgaggatgaagatgaagatgaggctGAAGTTGATCCAGCAgcagaggaagaggaagatgaggatgataatGAGGCTGCGGGTGCGGA
This region of Brettanomyces bruxellensis chromosome 4, complete sequence genomic DNA includes:
- a CDS encoding uncharacterized protein (BUSCO:EOG09260JED) produces the protein MTNEKDKSAAKHDVAASLTESKKQKGKKALQKEEEELSEEDLQLKSDLDMLVERLLGSQLDLYLPSLESMKKFIRESTSSMTAVPKPLKFLRPHYPALVSLTDKWDNKEYKQKLSDILSIIGMTYSDTDGPQYHLDSLRWRLQSNVDSAIGEWGHEYLRHLALEIGDAYHETVDDEDSSKPEVASRDVEGDQSIKKEKDTDSSEVSKQSELNAKNVHVTFKVEELIQLSMIIVEYFLKHNAETEAVDLLLEIEQIERLPKYVDHETYSRVCNYIEACVPLLAPPDDLAFLHTAYTIYLNNNQLPQALRLAMHLDDDSLIKAVFDATNDELVQKQLGLILAQQNSSYTVENEDVQACISNVKLSEYFKYLVGELNLLKPKVPEDVYKSHLETSIFASTSRLESAKQNLAAAFVSSFLNAGYGTEKLIDDEKWIYRTKGEGMLSTTASLGLVNLWDINEGLQKLDKFLYSDQPDVKAGALLGMGIATSSVHDSVEPALLILQDYVSADTEQDAKLTAAAINGLGIAFAGSKNEEVLNLLSPLVSDPSVSLEIQALAALALGHVFVGTCNGDITSTILQALLEEDPLELTSKWIRFMSLGLGLLYMGKYDQIDDVLETIDAIEHPIVKTLKVLVTICAYAGTGNVLQIQQLLQMCTVKARNDDDDEDDDDEDEDEDEAEVDPAAEEEEDEDDNEAAGAETSNVESENATSSVVKSSNDNADNDNENGNDSQMDTDESSTKSGKASEPSQDNSGEDDTYQGYCVLGLALIAMGEEIGQEMSLRHFDHLVHYGTALIRRAVPLAMGLVSASNPEMSVYDTLSRYSHDQDLDVAYNAIFSMGLIGAGTNNARLAQLLRQLASYYINDQNGLFITRIAQGLVHLGKGTLTLSPFSTDRQAMSKVSLASLLTVSIALLDPTSFILNDHSSFLFYLVPAMNPRMLVTVDSDLKPLKVNVRVGQAVDVVGQAGRPKTITGWVTHSTPVLLGYGERAELENDEYYALASSLEGVVILKKNPDYMEVDA